The following are encoded in a window of Neomicrococcus lactis genomic DNA:
- a CDS encoding 3-methyladenine DNA glycosylase has protein sequence MRADTSLSFHEWKALERAHQDRVNTYVQPYLERRSHGKKHPVEDFLFTYYGHKPGQLLRWQPGAGVVLEDAVRTERASWKFNKRISENSSDLVIDVDGFLAERGATVDFVRHLVSTTRQRPANFACFGLHEWAMAYKSDVNGVRHEYLPLRLGASGTDTVVENHKIRCSHFDAFRFFTPQAGPLNELQPTRETQRDMEQPGCLHAAMDLYKWCYKLVPLISSDLIMDCFELAWDVRTVDMQASPYDLADWGCEPISIETPEGKARYVELQRGFAERSDQLRRRLLASLDLVAEIAARDSIRAQS, from the coding sequence ATGCGCGCCGACACCTCTCTTTCCTTTCACGAATGGAAAGCCCTCGAGCGCGCGCATCAAGACCGCGTAAATACTTACGTTCAGCCGTATCTTGAGCGCCGCTCGCACGGCAAGAAACATCCGGTCGAGGATTTTCTTTTCACGTATTACGGACACAAGCCAGGGCAGCTTTTGCGGTGGCAGCCAGGGGCGGGAGTGGTCCTCGAAGATGCCGTCAGGACCGAGCGCGCTTCATGGAAATTTAACAAAAGAATTTCCGAGAATTCGTCAGATTTAGTCATCGACGTTGATGGATTTCTTGCCGAGCGCGGCGCCACGGTAGATTTCGTCCGCCATTTGGTCTCAACCACTCGGCAGCGCCCCGCCAACTTCGCGTGCTTCGGTTTGCACGAGTGGGCGATGGCTTACAAGTCAGACGTCAACGGTGTTCGCCACGAATATTTGCCGCTTCGGCTCGGCGCTTCCGGCACAGACACCGTGGTGGAAAACCACAAGATCCGCTGCTCCCACTTCGACGCCTTCCGCTTCTTCACTCCGCAGGCCGGCCCGCTGAACGAGCTGCAGCCCACGCGCGAAACCCAGCGTGACATGGAGCAACCTGGCTGCTTACATGCCGCCATGGATCTTTATAAGTGGTGCTACAAGCTCGTGCCGCTCATTTCGAGCGACCTCATCATGGATTGCTTCGAGCTCGCATGGGACGTCCGTACGGTCGACATGCAGGCCTCCCCCTACGATCTCGCGGACTGGGGCTGCGAGCCCATCAGCATCGAAACCCCGGAGGGCAAAGCACGCTACGTCGAGTTGCAGCGCGGCTTTGCGGAGCGCTCGGATCAATTACGACGACGCTTGCTCGCGTCTCTAGATCTAGTTGCGGAAATCGCGGCTAGAGACAGCATTCGCGCTCAGTCATAG
- a CDS encoding SSI family serine proteinase inhibitor, which translates to MKFFRILTACLVVSSCLTLTACGNSPAKDSMDADLTIEIRPDGTTIGQTYRLVCLEGQPAEGTDHPRAAASCEVLLNHGEQLRALPRKDQICTEIYGGPQEATITGTFNGESVIKQLSRTNGCEIREWNLFEPLVGPGGAEGI; encoded by the coding sequence ATGAAATTCTTTCGAATCCTCACAGCCTGCCTCGTCGTGAGCAGTTGCCTCACTCTTACCGCTTGTGGCAATTCGCCAGCAAAGGACTCCATGGACGCCGACCTCACGATTGAAATCCGTCCCGACGGCACCACGATCGGCCAAACCTATCGCCTCGTCTGCCTCGAGGGGCAACCGGCCGAAGGTACAGACCACCCCCGAGCTGCGGCGTCGTGCGAGGTATTGCTCAACCACGGTGAACAGCTGCGGGCACTGCCGCGCAAGGATCAAATCTGCACGGAAATTTATGGCGGCCCGCAGGAGGCGACCATCACAGGGACGTTCAACGGTGAGTCCGTCATTAAGCAACTGAGCCGTACCAACGGCTGCGAAATCCGCGAGTGGAACCTTTTTGAACCGCTTGTTGGGCCTGGCGGAGCCGAAGGAATTTAA
- a CDS encoding ATP-binding cassette domain-containing protein — translation MHSAQPDAFIELDHVTAGYGKGPDVFRDASFRIDRPGLYRLHGPNGQGKSTLIEVLSGYLHPREGEARVNGLTATSPEAHELRRVCRTEPALYPMMGVRDHLVFASRWNGAPVEHALERAVAYGLGPWLDTPAEALSTGNRRRLWLVQCTVGQFRTVILDEPFNGLDDRSVALLCAELEVWANTRCVLLTAHLPPAELAIDERLEWNPRVSLEHA, via the coding sequence GTGCATTCGGCGCAACCTGACGCATTTATCGAACTAGATCACGTGACCGCGGGCTATGGCAAAGGTCCCGACGTCTTTCGAGATGCCTCGTTCCGCATTGATCGACCCGGCTTGTATCGCTTGCACGGTCCCAACGGCCAGGGTAAATCCACGTTGATAGAAGTGCTCAGCGGCTACCTGCATCCTCGCGAGGGAGAAGCACGCGTCAATGGGCTGACGGCCACGAGCCCGGAAGCTCACGAGCTGCGCCGGGTCTGCCGCACCGAGCCAGCGCTCTATCCCATGATGGGCGTTCGAGATCACTTGGTGTTCGCTTCGCGTTGGAATGGCGCACCGGTTGAGCATGCCCTCGAGCGAGCCGTCGCCTATGGTTTGGGCCCCTGGCTGGACACTCCCGCTGAGGCGCTGTCCACCGGAAATAGGCGCCGATTGTGGCTCGTGCAGTGCACGGTTGGCCAGTTCCGCACGGTGATCCTCGATGAACCCTTTAATGGCTTAGATGATCGCTCCGTAGCGCTGTTGTGCGCGGAACTTGAGGTGTGGGCGAACACTCGCTGCGTCTTACTGACAGCGCATTTGCCGCCAGCTGAACTTGCCATTGACGAGCGCCTGGAATGGAACCCCCGCGTATCCTTGGAGCATGCGTAA
- a CDS encoding stage II sporulation protein M has product MSSPAATPSSELPRSTSLAPSKITKNRSTRRRFVDMRTLLVSSLVALTLFAAGLLIGFQSLGAFLAGQDSAPATELWNFWSILGRNLSAALLLYAGVATGGIASAIMLPVLGLYVGATAKIGVLAIGLEQLASAVWLYVPLEFAGCVLAGVAGMYPTALLMLRRRPQISILQQFLRGVTGSLAILGAAVLLIIAGAGIEALLLLQLKG; this is encoded by the coding sequence ATGAGTAGCCCTGCCGCAACGCCATCGTCTGAACTCCCGCGAAGCACATCCCTCGCACCCTCCAAGATCACGAAGAATCGCTCGACTCGTCGGCGGTTCGTGGACATGAGGACACTGCTGGTTTCATCGCTGGTAGCACTGACGCTCTTTGCGGCTGGGCTACTCATAGGTTTCCAAAGTTTGGGTGCTTTTCTCGCGGGGCAAGACTCCGCACCTGCGACCGAGCTATGGAACTTTTGGTCTATCTTGGGTCGGAACTTGTCAGCCGCTCTGTTGTTATACGCCGGCGTCGCAACCGGCGGTATAGCGTCCGCGATCATGCTCCCGGTGCTGGGACTCTACGTCGGCGCAACCGCAAAGATCGGAGTTTTGGCCATCGGACTCGAGCAACTCGCATCCGCCGTATGGCTTTATGTCCCGCTGGAATTCGCTGGCTGCGTCTTAGCGGGTGTCGCGGGAATGTACCCGACAGCGCTACTGATGCTGCGTCGTCGTCCTCAAATCTCCATCCTGCAACAATTTCTCCGCGGCGTTACCGGCTCCCTCGCGATTCTCGGTGCCGCAGTTCTTCTCATCATCGCAGGCGCTGGCATCGAAGCGCTGTTGCTTCTCCAACTCAAAGGCTGA
- a CDS encoding response regulator: MTKIKVLVVDDHELMSQALQHFINSTDDLESVGSAKDGVEAIARTAELQPDVVLMDMQMPRMDGVEATQRILASDHRPAVVAITTFATDEYVVPAFGAGVQGFIVKDSKPHEVAEAVRQAHQGMMTVSPAVAKVLVQSALEAPAKKLRTDDLLEPLTSREQEVLTAVGTGLSNKDIGAQLFVTEATVKAHIGRMMMKFGVQNRVQLVVAATRAGLIDL; this comes from the coding sequence ATGACAAAGATCAAAGTGCTGGTCGTTGACGACCACGAACTCATGAGTCAAGCGCTCCAGCACTTCATAAATTCCACCGACGATCTCGAGAGCGTGGGATCTGCCAAAGATGGCGTCGAAGCGATAGCTCGGACTGCAGAGCTGCAACCGGACGTCGTCTTAATGGACATGCAGATGCCCCGCATGGACGGCGTCGAAGCAACCCAGAGAATCCTCGCAAGCGATCATCGACCGGCCGTCGTGGCCATTACCACTTTTGCAACGGACGAGTACGTCGTGCCAGCTTTTGGTGCGGGAGTCCAGGGGTTCATTGTCAAGGATTCCAAACCTCACGAGGTGGCTGAAGCAGTGCGACAAGCCCATCAGGGCATGATGACCGTGAGCCCGGCCGTTGCGAAAGTTCTTGTCCAATCAGCGTTGGAGGCTCCTGCTAAGAAGCTGCGAACCGACGATTTGCTAGAACCGCTCACCAGCCGCGAGCAAGAAGTACTTACAGCCGTCGGGACCGGACTCAGTAACAAGGACATCGGTGCTCAGCTGTTCGTGACCGAAGCGACTGTTAAGGCACACATCGGGCGCATGATGATGAAATTCGGTGTTCAAAACCGTGTCCAACTGGTTGTCGCAGCGACTCGGGCTGGACTCATCGATTTGTGA
- a CDS encoding sensor histidine kinase: MKGSRVENYFTTSPLPIWWRTIVLLVASWSLITDVPWLLSQHGVVGTGQTAFAVAALVLLSIGPFIATFKAWLGAALTIVAALSEINGDVSPALLFLFALVIVCAFTATEQLSLIVAITTVVWMIINAILTPAELVGVPLFAVALTCSVYAVIIWGKRQKSRAEDIARDRAKGEQMHQSALMSERKLIARDLHDVIAHDITIVALQADMAMTSKDHEQSAASLNIISQAAHRALDDLRSMMRVLTPTLGDVSEQAPDATLKTFMSEAELTLANLRFNVSLEAPENYPATTSDRGLSPFVREATSNILSHARPGATVELSYGATEDSVWCRFANEYSAGSTEPDHDAQQSDSSASRPRIPSSGFGRGFMRERIERLGGTVSMGPDASRQRWVVHAEVPRISPP, from the coding sequence ATGAAGGGCAGCCGCGTCGAGAATTACTTCACAACAAGTCCGCTACCTATTTGGTGGCGGACGATTGTGTTGTTAGTTGCGTCGTGGTCCCTTATTACCGATGTGCCGTGGCTGCTGTCCCAGCATGGCGTCGTGGGAACCGGACAAACCGCGTTCGCAGTGGCGGCGCTCGTATTGCTGAGCATTGGCCCCTTCATCGCCACCTTCAAGGCCTGGCTCGGAGCCGCACTGACGATTGTTGCCGCGCTCTCCGAAATCAACGGCGACGTCTCGCCAGCCCTGCTGTTCTTGTTCGCACTTGTCATCGTCTGCGCCTTCACGGCCACTGAACAACTGAGCCTGATCGTCGCCATCACCACGGTGGTATGGATGATCATCAATGCCATCCTTACTCCGGCCGAGCTCGTCGGCGTCCCGCTCTTCGCGGTTGCTCTGACGTGTTCTGTGTACGCGGTCATCATTTGGGGCAAACGCCAAAAGTCCAGGGCGGAAGACATCGCTCGAGACCGAGCCAAAGGTGAGCAAATGCATCAGAGTGCGCTCATGAGCGAGCGAAAACTGATCGCTCGAGACCTCCACGATGTCATCGCCCACGACATCACTATTGTCGCATTGCAGGCCGACATGGCCATGACATCGAAGGATCATGAACAAAGCGCGGCGAGCCTGAACATCATTTCCCAAGCAGCACACCGCGCACTCGACGACCTTCGCTCCATGATGCGCGTGCTGACCCCGACACTCGGCGACGTCTCCGAACAGGCCCCAGACGCGACCTTGAAAACCTTCATGTCAGAGGCCGAACTGACCCTCGCAAACCTGCGCTTCAACGTTTCCCTTGAAGCCCCAGAGAATTACCCAGCAACCACCAGCGATCGAGGGCTCTCGCCCTTCGTGCGCGAAGCCACGAGCAATATCCTCTCGCACGCGCGCCCTGGTGCCACCGTGGAACTGTCCTACGGCGCAACGGAGGATAGCGTGTGGTGTCGCTTCGCCAACGAATACTCGGCGGGTTCCACAGAACCGGACCACGACGCTCAACAATCGGACTCGAGCGCCAGCCGACCACGGATCCCGTCGAGCGGATTTGGTCGGGGATTTATGAGGGAACGTATTGAACGACTCGGCGGCACCGTCTCCATGGGCCCCGACGCTTCCAGGCAACGCTGGGTGGTCCACGCCGAAGTGCCGCGCATATCACCGCCATAA
- the purS gene encoding phosphoribosylformylglycinamidine synthase subunit PurS — protein MPRIIVDVMPKPEILDPQGKAIVGALPRLGFDAFSSVRQGKRFELTVDGEVTEAILAQAKEAAATLLSNPVIEDVVNVEVQD, from the coding sequence ATGCCTCGCATCATTGTGGACGTCATGCCCAAGCCCGAAATTCTTGACCCTCAGGGCAAGGCGATTGTTGGCGCCCTCCCCCGGCTCGGATTCGACGCCTTCAGCTCAGTTCGTCAGGGCAAGCGCTTTGAACTGACCGTAGACGGAGAAGTCACCGAAGCCATCTTGGCGCAGGCAAAGGAAGCAGCAGCGACGCTCCTGTCCAACCCTGTCATTGAAGACGTCGTCAACGTTGAGGTGCAGGACTAA
- the purQ gene encoding phosphoribosylformylglycinamidine synthase subunit PurQ, giving the protein MAELPLIGNYSDPEQTLSDARIGVVTFPGTLDDRDAARAVKLAGATPVSLWHGDADLQNVDAVIIPGGFSYGDYLRAGAIARFAPMMSKIIDAANSDAKLPVLGICNGFQILTESHLLPGSMIKNDHLKFICREQVLTVENNTTAWTNEYAQGEQIAVVLKNQDGQYVADEATLDALEAEGRVVVRYEGWNPNGSRRNIAGITNEFGNVVGLMPHPEHAVEAGFGPDHTGTDGLRFFTSVLTNLVSKTAGAAK; this is encoded by the coding sequence GTGGCCGAGCTCCCTCTCATTGGTAATTACAGCGATCCGGAGCAAACGCTGAGCGACGCCCGCATTGGCGTTGTCACGTTCCCCGGCACCCTCGATGACCGCGACGCCGCTCGCGCAGTCAAGCTTGCTGGTGCAACTCCGGTTTCCCTCTGGCACGGCGACGCCGACCTTCAGAACGTTGACGCCGTGATCATCCCCGGCGGCTTCTCTTACGGCGACTACTTGCGCGCAGGCGCGATTGCTCGCTTCGCACCGATGATGTCCAAGATCATCGACGCCGCGAATTCGGACGCCAAGCTTCCCGTTTTGGGCATTTGCAACGGCTTCCAGATCCTCACCGAATCTCACTTGCTGCCAGGCTCCATGATCAAGAACGATCACTTGAAGTTCATTTGCCGCGAGCAGGTCTTGACCGTTGAGAACAACACCACGGCGTGGACCAACGAGTATGCGCAAGGCGAGCAGATCGCCGTCGTGCTCAAAAATCAGGACGGCCAGTACGTAGCCGACGAAGCCACGCTCGATGCCCTCGAAGCTGAAGGCCGCGTCGTCGTGCGCTACGAAGGATGGAACCCCAACGGTTCCCGCCGTAACATCGCCGGAATCACCAACGAATTCGGCAACGTTGTGGGCCTCATGCCGCACCCTGAACACGCTGTGGAAGCCGGATTCGGTCCAGACCACACGGGCACGGACGGCCTGCGCTTCTTCACGTCCGTTCTGACCAACCTCGTTAGCAAGACCGCCGGAGCCGCCAAGTGA
- the purL gene encoding phosphoribosylformylglycinamidine synthase subunit PurL, with the protein MTSFNIDTVENAAATPDVDLPWAELGLKQNEYDEIVKLLGRRPTAAELAMYSVMWSEHCSYKSSKVHLRQFGDKVTDEMKKDMLVGIGENAGVTNLGDGWAVTFKVESHNHPSFVEPYQGAATGIGGIVRDIISMGARPVAVMDPLRFGAIDHPDTARLVHGIVSGIGGYGNSLGLPNIGGEVVFDSVYQANPLVNALAVGVMRHEDIRLANASGVGNKVVLFGARTGGDGIGGASVLASESFDDSKPSKRPAVQVGDPFAEKVLIECCLELFKNSLVEGIQDLGAAGISCATSELASNGDGGMDIELTSVLLRDPTLTPGEILMSESQERMMAVVSPENIEAFEAVMDKWAVEYSWLGEVTDTGRLIITWDGQKIVDVDPRTVAHDGPVYERPYHRPEWLDKVQADTFRSSEAGANLPSTGDELRAATLELMASPNMCSKAWVTNQYDRFVGGNTALATPDDAGVIRVDEETGMGVALSTDCNGRYAYLDPYTGAQLALAESYRNVATTGAIPMAVTDCLNFGSPEDPEVMWQFAESVRGLSDACLELSVPVTGGNVSLYNQTGTTPIHPTPVVGVLGRFDDVARRTPSGWRENADGQAIYLLGVTLDELDGSEFANLRGHLGGLPPKVDLAAEKLLGELLVNASRDGMIDSAHDVSEGGLVAALSDMVLRYGVGARVAIEDLCLRDGVDAFTALFSESQARAIVAVPRSEEVRFNDMTSARRFPVVRLGIVDAESGALDIQGQFTLPIEELREAHEGTMPKYF; encoded by the coding sequence GTGACCTCCTTCAATATCGATACCGTCGAGAACGCTGCCGCGACCCCAGACGTTGACTTGCCATGGGCCGAACTAGGCCTCAAGCAGAACGAATACGACGAGATCGTGAAGCTCCTCGGGCGCCGTCCAACGGCCGCCGAGCTCGCGATGTACTCCGTCATGTGGTCCGAGCACTGCTCCTACAAGTCCTCCAAGGTGCACTTGCGCCAGTTCGGTGACAAGGTCACCGACGAAATGAAGAAGGACATGCTCGTGGGCATCGGCGAAAACGCCGGCGTGACCAACTTGGGCGATGGCTGGGCCGTGACGTTCAAGGTGGAATCCCACAACCACCCTTCCTTCGTGGAGCCTTACCAGGGCGCTGCCACGGGCATCGGCGGCATTGTCCGCGACATCATCTCGATGGGTGCACGTCCGGTTGCTGTCATGGATCCACTGCGTTTCGGCGCGATTGATCACCCAGATACCGCTCGTTTGGTACACGGCATTGTGTCCGGCATCGGCGGCTACGGTAACTCGCTGGGTCTGCCGAACATCGGCGGCGAAGTGGTCTTCGATTCCGTGTACCAGGCAAACCCCCTCGTGAATGCTCTTGCCGTTGGCGTCATGCGCCACGAGGACATCCGCTTGGCCAACGCTTCCGGCGTGGGCAACAAGGTAGTGCTCTTCGGCGCACGCACGGGCGGCGACGGCATCGGCGGCGCATCCGTGCTGGCTTCCGAGTCCTTCGACGATTCCAAGCCATCCAAGCGCCCAGCCGTTCAGGTAGGCGACCCCTTCGCAGAGAAGGTGCTCATCGAGTGCTGCCTCGAGCTCTTCAAGAACTCCCTTGTTGAAGGTATTCAGGACCTCGGCGCTGCCGGTATTTCTTGCGCTACCTCGGAGCTGGCCTCCAACGGTGACGGCGGCATGGACATCGAGCTAACCTCGGTGCTTTTGCGCGATCCAACCCTGACGCCAGGCGAAATCCTGATGTCAGAGTCCCAAGAGCGCATGATGGCCGTGGTCTCCCCTGAGAACATCGAAGCCTTCGAAGCCGTCATGGACAAGTGGGCTGTTGAGTACTCCTGGTTGGGCGAAGTCACGGACACTGGCCGCTTGATCATCACGTGGGACGGCCAGAAAATTGTGGACGTTGACCCACGCACCGTGGCTCACGACGGCCCTGTCTACGAGCGCCCGTACCACCGCCCCGAGTGGCTGGACAAGGTGCAGGCTGACACGTTCCGCTCCTCCGAGGCCGGCGCCAACTTGCCGTCCACGGGCGACGAGCTGCGTGCCGCAACGCTTGAACTCATGGCCTCCCCCAACATGTGCTCCAAGGCTTGGGTCACCAACCAGTACGACCGCTTCGTGGGTGGCAACACCGCTCTCGCGACGCCGGACGATGCCGGCGTGATCCGCGTGGACGAAGAAACCGGCATGGGCGTTGCACTCTCCACCGACTGCAACGGTCGCTACGCCTACCTCGATCCATACACGGGCGCACAGTTGGCACTCGCCGAGTCCTACCGCAACGTGGCCACCACGGGTGCCATCCCGATGGCTGTCACGGACTGCTTGAACTTCGGCTCCCCGGAGGATCCCGAGGTCATGTGGCAGTTCGCGGAGTCCGTGCGCGGCCTCTCCGACGCTTGCTTGGAACTCTCCGTTCCTGTCACCGGCGGCAACGTTTCGCTCTACAACCAGACCGGCACCACGCCGATCCACCCAACTCCAGTGGTGGGCGTGCTGGGCCGCTTCGATGACGTGGCTCGCCGCACTCCTTCCGGATGGCGCGAGAACGCTGACGGCCAGGCCATCTACTTGCTCGGCGTCACGCTCGACGAGTTGGACGGCTCCGAGTTCGCGAATCTTCGCGGCCACTTGGGCGGTCTTCCACCGAAGGTCGATTTGGCAGCTGAGAAGCTCTTGGGCGAACTGTTGGTCAACGCTTCGCGCGACGGCATGATCGACTCCGCTCACGACGTGTCCGAGGGTGGCCTCGTTGCGGCGCTTTCTGACATGGTCTTGCGCTACGGAGTGGGCGCCCGCGTGGCGATCGAAGACTTGTGCTTGCGCGATGGCGTGGACGCGTTCACCGCGCTCTTCTCCGAGTCGCAGGCTCGCGCGATCGTCGCCGTGCCACGTTCCGAAGAGGTCCGCTTCAACGACATGACCAGCGCGCGCCGCTTCCCAGTGGTTCGCTTGGGCATCGTTGACGCTGAGTCCGGCGCACTCGATATCCAGGGCCAGTTCACGCTGCCAATCGAGGAATTGCGCGAAGCTCACGAAGGCACCATGCCGAAGTACTTCTAA
- a CDS encoding IclR family transcriptional regulator, which translates to MSIPSSPIESVDRALLLILLMKESGPISVKSASEHLGVAPSTAHRLLNALMHRGFAAQDHERRYRLGPALVERHSERYTLQALRQSARSALMVLSQEVGETVQLMVLTECNIQFIDGIESTKTLRVGMRVGDKMPAFVSAGGKAILALFSNAELEDLYRQGIPAWPTSSIDSLKTLKREMTKVRLAEFGSNFEEMEEGVVGLGVAVTDPDGRPVAAITTATPSIRFDRNNIPSHVVALQTAAAAISEELQELQQAQ; encoded by the coding sequence ATGTCCATCCCGTCATCCCCGATTGAATCCGTAGACCGGGCACTGCTGTTGATCCTTCTCATGAAGGAAAGCGGTCCGATCTCGGTCAAGAGTGCCTCCGAGCATTTGGGGGTGGCGCCGTCGACCGCGCACCGATTGCTCAACGCCTTGATGCACCGCGGTTTTGCGGCACAGGATCATGAGCGGCGGTATCGGTTGGGGCCGGCTCTCGTGGAGCGGCACAGCGAGCGGTACACCCTCCAAGCGCTGCGACAGTCTGCCCGGTCCGCGCTGATGGTGCTGTCTCAGGAAGTCGGCGAGACCGTTCAGCTCATGGTGCTCACCGAGTGCAATATCCAGTTCATTGACGGCATCGAGTCCACCAAAACACTGCGCGTGGGCATGCGTGTGGGTGACAAGATGCCGGCGTTTGTTTCTGCGGGTGGCAAAGCGATTCTGGCGCTCTTCTCCAATGCTGAGCTGGAGGATCTGTACCGGCAGGGCATCCCCGCGTGGCCGACGAGCAGCATCGATAGCCTCAAAACGCTCAAGCGCGAGATGACCAAGGTTCGTCTTGCTGAGTTTGGGTCCAATTTCGAGGAAATGGAGGAGGGTGTTGTTGGTCTTGGTGTCGCTGTGACTGACCCGGATGGCCGTCCAGTCGCCGCCATCACCACGGCCACACCGAGTATTCGATTTGATCGGAACAACATTCCGTCTCATGTTGTTGCTTTGCAAACAGCGGCCGCCGCCATCTCTGAAGAACTCCAAGAACTTCAACAAGCGCAGTAG